A single region of the Nocardioides aquaticus genome encodes:
- a CDS encoding O-methyltransferase, whose amino-acid sequence MSAPLDLPAVVRRAFDVSRRAGYVSFCRNETGRLLATLAATRTGTMAEFGTGCGVGTAWLRSGLRGDARILTAELDATLAEAAAEIFVDDPQVEVRSADWGTLRGQGPFSLLFLDSGEPTAVSVDAVADLVEPGGIVVLDDFVPCEQWPPMADGRVDAMRERWLSDHRFTAAEVMVASDAAAIIATRR is encoded by the coding sequence ATGAGCGCCCCCCTCGACCTGCCGGCCGTGGTGCGACGCGCCTTCGACGTCTCCCGCCGGGCGGGCTACGTCTCCTTCTGCCGCAACGAGACCGGCCGGCTGCTGGCCACGCTGGCCGCCACCCGCACCGGGACGATGGCCGAGTTCGGCACCGGCTGCGGCGTGGGCACGGCCTGGCTGCGCTCGGGCCTGCGCGGGGACGCGCGCATCCTGACCGCCGAGCTGGACGCGACGCTGGCCGAGGCCGCCGCCGAGATCTTCGTCGACGACCCGCAGGTCGAGGTCCGCTCGGCCGACTGGGGCACCCTGCGCGGCCAGGGCCCGTTCTCCCTGCTGTTCCTCGACTCCGGCGAGCCGACCGCGGTCTCGGTCGACGCCGTCGCCGACCTCGTCGAGCCCGGCGGCATCGTGGTCCTCGACGACTTCGTGCCGTGCGAGCAGTGGCCGCCGATGGCCGACGGCCGGGTCGACGCGATGCGCGAGCGGTGGCTCTCGGACCACCGCTTCACCGCGGCCGAGGTGATGGTGGCCTCCGACGCCGCGGCGATCATCGCCACCCGCCGCTGA
- a CDS encoding DMT family transporter: MARSEDTSLLEVLAIPAMVGVGALIAVQSEINGRLATELGGGAKGGAAAAVVSFGLGLAVLASVVLAVPRQRAGVVRILSAVRGHRLPAWQLLGGVAGASLVASQGLAVGTIGVALFTVAMVAGQTSSGLLVDRAGLGPSGPQAVSTGRVVGAVLTVGAVVLGVAGRLGGGDPLTAGVLLLCLLPLLAGAATSWQQAVNGRVSAVGGPIAAAFNNFVVGLLALLSFLVVVLLVAPGDLQGLPGTWWLYAGGPVGVLFITLSARLVSVHGVLVLSLCTVAGLVVGSVLIDALGPDSHLGPLTVVGALLVLAGVAVGAVSSARAARARRAGAVAQAPVAP, translated from the coding sequence ATGGCCCGCTCGGAGGACACCTCGCTGCTGGAGGTGCTCGCGATCCCGGCCATGGTCGGCGTGGGCGCACTGATCGCCGTGCAGTCGGAGATCAACGGCCGTCTGGCCACCGAGCTCGGGGGAGGGGCGAAGGGCGGGGCGGCCGCCGCCGTGGTCAGCTTCGGGCTCGGCCTGGCCGTGCTGGCCTCCGTGGTCCTCGCGGTGCCGCGGCAGCGGGCCGGGGTGGTCCGCATCCTGTCCGCCGTCCGGGGCCACCGGCTCCCCGCCTGGCAGCTGCTCGGCGGGGTCGCCGGGGCCTCCCTGGTCGCCTCCCAGGGCCTGGCGGTCGGCACGATCGGCGTCGCCCTGTTCACCGTGGCGATGGTCGCGGGACAGACCTCCAGCGGCCTGCTGGTCGACCGGGCCGGCCTCGGGCCCTCCGGCCCCCAGGCCGTCAGCACGGGCCGGGTCGTCGGGGCGGTCCTGACCGTCGGGGCCGTCGTCCTGGGTGTCGCGGGCCGGCTGGGGGGCGGGGACCCGCTGACCGCGGGCGTCCTGCTGCTCTGCCTGCTCCCGCTGCTCGCGGGCGCGGCCACCTCCTGGCAGCAGGCCGTCAACGGCCGGGTCTCGGCGGTGGGCGGTCCGATCGCCGCGGCCTTCAACAACTTCGTGGTCGGGCTGCTGGCGCTGCTGTCCTTCCTGGTCGTCGTGCTCCTCGTGGCGCCCGGTGACCTGCAGGGCCTGCCGGGCACCTGGTGGCTCTACGCGGGAGGGCCCGTCGGGGTCCTGTTCATCACGCTGTCCGCCCGCCTGGTGAGCGTCCACGGCGTCCTGGTCCTGAGCCTGTGCACCGTCGCCGGTCTCGTCGTGGGCTCCGTGCTGATCGACGCCCTCGGACCGGACTCCCACCTGGGCCCGCTCACGGTGGTCGGTGCCCTGCTGGTCCTGGCCGGGGTCGCGGTGGGCGCGGTCTCCAGCGCCCGCGCCGCCCGCGCTCGCCGCGCAGGCGCCGTGGCGCAGGCACCCGTCGCGCCCTGA
- a CDS encoding 3-isopropylmalate dehydrogenase has product MPQTPLTPRPDAVSLAVIPGDGIGPEVTAEAVKVLEVAAPSGVKVEQNRYDLGAERYLATGEVLPDSVLAEIRGHDAILLGAVGGRPGDPALPPGLLERGLLLRLRFELDHYVNLRPSRIYPGAASPLANPGEVDFVVVREGTEGPYTGNGGAIRPGTPHEVATEVSLNTAYGVERVVRDAFARAQRRPAKKLTLVHKTNVLVHAGAVWWRITQEVAAEFPEITVDYMHVDAVMIHLVTNPSRFDVIVTDNLFGDIVTDLAAAITGGIGLAASGNVNPDRTAPSMFEPVHGSAPDIAGQGVADPTAAILSAGLLLDHLGFADEAAALEAAVIADLAERDPGRPRRTSETGDAVAARLA; this is encoded by the coding sequence ATGCCGCAGACCCCCCTGACCCCCCGCCCCGACGCAGTCAGCCTCGCCGTCATCCCCGGTGACGGCATCGGGCCGGAGGTGACCGCCGAGGCCGTGAAGGTGCTCGAGGTCGCCGCGCCCAGCGGGGTGAAGGTCGAGCAGAACCGCTACGACCTCGGCGCCGAGCGCTACCTCGCGACCGGCGAGGTGCTGCCGGACAGCGTCCTCGCGGAGATCCGCGGGCACGACGCGATCCTGCTCGGCGCCGTGGGGGGCCGGCCGGGCGACCCGGCGCTGCCGCCCGGCCTGCTCGAGCGCGGCCTGCTGCTGCGGCTGCGCTTCGAGCTCGACCACTACGTCAACCTCCGCCCGTCGCGGATCTACCCCGGCGCCGCCTCGCCGCTGGCGAACCCCGGCGAGGTCGACTTCGTCGTCGTCCGGGAGGGCACCGAGGGGCCGTACACCGGCAACGGCGGCGCGATCCGCCCCGGCACGCCGCACGAGGTCGCCACCGAGGTCTCGCTGAACACCGCGTACGGCGTCGAGCGCGTCGTGCGGGACGCCTTCGCGCGCGCGCAGCGCCGCCCGGCGAAGAAGCTGACGCTGGTCCACAAGACCAACGTGCTCGTGCACGCCGGCGCGGTGTGGTGGCGGATCACGCAGGAGGTCGCCGCGGAGTTCCCCGAGATCACCGTCGACTACATGCACGTCGACGCGGTGATGATCCACCTGGTGACCAACCCGTCCCGCTTCGACGTGATCGTCACCGACAACCTCTTCGGCGACATCGTCACCGACCTCGCCGCCGCCATCACCGGCGGCATCGGCCTCGCCGCGTCCGGCAACGTCAACCCCGACCGCACCGCGCCGTCGATGTTCGAGCCGGTCCACGGCTCGGCGCCCGACATCGCCGGCCAGGGGGTCGCCGACCCGACCGCCGCGATCCTCTCGGCCGGCCTGCTGCTGGACCACCTCGGGTTCGCCGACGAGGCGGCCGCGCTCGAGGCGGCGGTGATCGCCGACCTGGCCGAGCGCGACCCGGGCAGGCCCCGCCGTACCAGCGAGACCGGCGACGCCGTCGCGGCCCGCCTGGCCTGA
- a CDS encoding branched-chain amino acid aminotransferase: MQISTTRTSTPTTEDALARILAEPGFGTHFTDHMLTVEWTPSTGWTGARVTPYAPLTLDPATAVLHYAQEIFEGMKAYRRDDGSVWSFRPEENAARMVRSSQRLALPELPVEDFVACVDELVRVDERWVPDAAGEKSLYLRPFMFASEAFLGVRPAQHVTFMVIASPAGSYFKGGVDPVSLWLTEEYTRAGRGGMGAAKTGGNYASSLVAQQEATAHGCDQVVFLDAQEGRYVEELGGMNLYFVHDDGHVVTPETGTILEGITRASIIELLGTLGHTVEERRFSIEEWREGVSSGRITEVFACGTAAVVTPVGALHQAGGSTPAPASVELTNRVRQALVDVQYGRADDAFGWMHRIV, from the coding sequence ATGCAGATCAGCACCACCCGGACCAGCACCCCGACCACCGAGGACGCCCTCGCCCGGATCCTCGCCGAACCGGGCTTCGGGACCCACTTCACCGACCACATGCTGACCGTGGAGTGGACCCCGTCGACGGGCTGGACGGGCGCGCGGGTCACGCCGTACGCCCCGCTAACCCTGGACCCCGCGACCGCGGTCCTGCACTACGCGCAGGAGATCTTCGAGGGCATGAAGGCCTACCGCCGCGACGACGGGTCGGTGTGGTCCTTCCGGCCGGAGGAGAACGCCGCGCGGATGGTGCGGTCCTCGCAGCGGCTGGCGCTGCCCGAGCTGCCGGTCGAGGACTTCGTGGCCTGCGTCGACGAGCTGGTGCGCGTCGACGAGCGGTGGGTGCCGGACGCCGCGGGGGAGAAGAGCCTCTACCTGCGCCCGTTCATGTTCGCCTCGGAGGCGTTCCTCGGGGTGCGCCCGGCGCAGCACGTGACCTTCATGGTCATCGCCAGCCCGGCCGGCTCCTACTTCAAGGGCGGGGTCGACCCGGTCTCGTTGTGGCTGACCGAGGAGTACACCCGCGCCGGACGCGGCGGGATGGGCGCGGCGAAGACCGGCGGGAACTACGCCTCGTCCCTGGTCGCGCAGCAGGAGGCGACCGCGCACGGCTGCGACCAGGTCGTCTTCCTCGACGCCCAGGAGGGGCGCTACGTCGAGGAGCTCGGCGGGATGAACCTCTACTTCGTCCACGACGACGGCCACGTCGTGACCCCCGAGACCGGGACGATCCTCGAGGGCATCACCCGCGCCTCGATCATCGAGCTCCTCGGCACGCTCGGCCACACCGTGGAGGAGCGTCGCTTCTCGATCGAGGAGTGGCGCGAGGGCGTGTCGTCGGGCCGGATCACCGAGGTGTTCGCCTGCGGCACCGCCGCCGTGGTCACCCCCGTCGGCGCCCTGCACCAGGCCGGCGGCTCCACCCCGGCGCCGGCGTCGGTCGAGCTGACGAACCGGGTCCGCCAGGCCCTGGTCGACGTGCAGTACGGCCGGGCCGACGACGCGTTCGGCTGGATGCACCGCATCGTCTGA
- a CDS encoding MmcQ/YjbR family DNA-binding protein: protein MSHPLMFDEDDPVLARLRAAAAPLPDVHEKVSHGRPVLTAGEKGKVFAVYGGGVKVRPGVHERHDHAVLLKPDPAEAGALAGDDRFFSPAYYGPSGWVGLDLDGGAHDVDWTEVAELLESSYRTVAGARLLRRLEGG, encoded by the coding sequence ATGTCCCACCCGCTCATGTTCGACGAGGACGACCCGGTCCTCGCCCGGCTGCGCGCCGCGGCGGCCCCGCTGCCCGACGTGCACGAGAAGGTCTCGCACGGCCGACCGGTGCTGACGGCGGGGGAGAAGGGCAAGGTGTTCGCCGTCTACGGCGGGGGCGTGAAGGTGCGCCCGGGCGTGCACGAGCGGCACGACCACGCGGTCCTGCTCAAGCCGGACCCGGCCGAGGCCGGGGCGCTCGCCGGGGACGACCGGTTCTTCAGCCCGGCCTACTACGGGCCGTCCGGGTGGGTCGGGCTCGACCTCGACGGCGGCGCGCACGACGTCGACTGGACCGAGGTCGCCGAGCTGCTGGAGTCCTCCTACCGGACCGTCGCAGGGGCGCGGCTGCTGAGACGTCTCGAGGGCGGCTGA
- a CDS encoding FkbM family methyltransferase → MTTDPTAPTADQPGETETLQYLAWARTWAAAAETSPLESPEVEQRVMDFFHQLCRRVEPAIALEIGAHEASFSLWATRELPGVTSLAFEANPYVHEKYRDEVLAAGVDYRNVAVAPTSGEVELHLPVELGNRVRPLTSRMASLVHHVREVESKTVSVPAVRLDEEPSLAEGSGRIVAWIDVEGANEAVLCSGPDVLRRIDVLYLEVEDEVTWEGQWLDTHTAAHLRRHGLLPVARDTRRPLQYNVVFVRDELAADPQVARQVARLQRFRKRPAPQGQGAGQGAGQGDEQG, encoded by the coding sequence GTGACGACCGACCCCACCGCCCCCACCGCCGACCAGCCGGGCGAGACCGAGACGCTGCAGTACCTGGCCTGGGCCCGGACCTGGGCTGCGGCGGCGGAGACCTCGCCGTTGGAGTCCCCCGAGGTCGAGCAGCGCGTGATGGACTTCTTCCATCAGCTGTGCCGCCGCGTCGAGCCCGCCATCGCGCTCGAGATCGGCGCCCACGAGGCGTCGTTCAGCCTGTGGGCGACCCGCGAGCTCCCGGGCGTCACGAGCCTGGCCTTCGAGGCGAACCCGTACGTGCACGAGAAGTACCGCGACGAGGTCCTCGCCGCGGGGGTGGACTACCGCAACGTGGCGGTCGCGCCGACCTCGGGGGAGGTCGAGCTGCACCTGCCGGTCGAGCTCGGCAACCGGGTCCGCCCGCTCACCTCGCGGATGGCCTCCCTGGTCCACCACGTGCGCGAGGTCGAGTCCAAGACCGTCTCCGTCCCCGCGGTCCGGCTCGACGAGGAGCCCTCGCTCGCCGAGGGCAGCGGCCGGATCGTCGCCTGGATCGACGTCGAGGGCGCCAACGAGGCCGTGCTCTGCTCGGGGCCCGACGTGCTGCGTCGGATCGACGTCCTCTACCTCGAGGTCGAGGACGAGGTCACGTGGGAGGGGCAGTGGCTCGACACCCACACCGCAGCCCACCTCCGCCGCCACGGTCTGCTGCCGGTGGCGCGCGACACCCGACGCCCGCTCCAGTACAACGTGGTGTTCGTCCGCGACGAGCTCGCCGCCGACCCCCAGGTCGCCCGGCAGGTCGCGCGCCTGCAGCGCTTCCGCAAGCGTCCCGCCCCGCAGGGTCAGGGCGCGGGACAGGGCGCGGGACAGGGCGACGAGCAGGGCTGA